A single window of Cytobacillus luteolus DNA harbors:
- a CDS encoding peroxiredoxin family protein: MKKKIIAIAVLLVLGGYALYQSVLNKPVTTGIEIGEAAPDFELQLLNGDSVKLSSFQGKKVILNFWASWCGPCQAEMPEMQEFHETYGDETVILAVNMTTTEKSLDTVTNYVSDKELTFPVLLDETNNVSTSYQVYSIPTSYYIDTEGVIRYKYIGAMSLDMMKSETKKMN; this comes from the coding sequence ATGAAGAAAAAAATAATTGCAATAGCCGTATTACTTGTTCTTGGTGGTTACGCGTTATATCAATCTGTTCTTAATAAACCAGTGACAACTGGTATAGAAATTGGAGAAGCAGCCCCCGATTTTGAATTACAATTATTAAACGGAGATAGTGTTAAGTTATCAAGTTTTCAAGGTAAAAAAGTTATTTTAAATTTCTGGGCCTCATGGTGTGGTCCTTGTCAAGCAGAGATGCCAGAAATGCAGGAGTTTCATGAGACCTATGGTGATGAAACAGTCATCCTAGCGGTAAATATGACAACAACTGAGAAAAGCTTGGATACAGTAACTAATTATGTAAGTGATAAAGAATTAACTTTTCCTGTACTACTAGATGAAACGAATAATGTGAGTACTTCCTATCAGGTATACTCAATTCCTACCTCATATTACATTGATACAGAGGGAGTAATTAGATACAAATACATTGGGGCTATGTCATTAGATATGATGAAGAGCGAAACCAAGAAAATGAATTAA
- a CDS encoding acid-soluble spore protein N, whose protein sequence is MSNQNNQYNQFKNNKIGTQPRGFGGNKGKKMQDKSGHQPQVIQTKGE, encoded by the coding sequence ATGTCTAATCAAAACAACCAATACAACCAATTTAAAAACAATAAAATTGGAACTCAACCACGTGGCTTTGGAGGAAACAAAGGGAAAAAGATGCAGGATAAATCTGGGCATCAACCACAAGTTATTCAAACAAAAGGTGAATAA
- the tlp gene encoding small acid-soluble spore protein Tlp — MTNHQAKPDNRNDNVEKLQDMVQNTIENIEESHETMQFASTEERAAIEAKNQRREESIEAMRNEIRDEAQARENGNI, encoded by the coding sequence ATGACAAATCACCAAGCAAAACCAGATAACCGCAATGATAATGTAGAAAAGCTACAAGATATGGTTCAGAACACAATTGAGAATATCGAAGAATCTCATGAGACAATGCAATTTGCTTCAACAGAGGAAAGAGCAGCAATTGAAGCAAAAAACCAACGTCGTGAAGAGAGCATTGAAGCAATGAGAAATGAGATTCGTGATGAGGCTCAGGCAAGAGAAAACGGCAATATCTAA
- the acnA gene encoding aconitate hydratase AcnA, whose amino-acid sequence MAKQDVFNARSSFTVNGKTYNFYNLQALENANIGKVSRLPYSIKVLLESVLRQVDGRVITKEHVENLAKWGTDEVREVDVPFKPSRVILQDFTGVPAVVDLASLRKAMADIGGNPDKINPEIPVDLVIDHSVQVDRAGTADSLAFNMDLEFERNAERYKFLSWAQKSFDNYRAVPPATGIVHQVNLEFLANVVHAVEGENGEFETFPDSLVGTDSHTTMINGIGVLGWGVGGIEAEAGMLGQPSYFPVPEVVGVRLVGELPNGTTATDLALKVTQVLRKEGVVGKFVEFFGPGISQLPLADRATIANMAPEYGATCGFFPVDGEALEYLRLTGRDEELVKVVEEYSKANGLFYTPDLEDPIFTNIVEINLSEIEANLSGPKRPQDLIPLSAMKESFTNALTATGNQGFGLAADDINKEITVKFNNGDETTMKTGAVAIAAITSCTNTSNPYVMLGAGLVAKKAVEKGLQVPKYVKTSLAPGSKVVTGYLEDAKLLPYLEQLGFNTVGFGCTTCIGNSGPLADEIEKAVAESDLLITSVLSGNRNFEGRIHPLVKGNYLASPPLVVAYALAGTVDIDLQNDPIGKDKDGNDVFFGDIWPSMDEVKEVVKNTVTPELFRREYENVFNDNARWNEIETSEDALYTWDDESTYIANPPFFEGLSAEPGEVTPLSGLRVVGKFGDSVTTDHISPAGSIGKDTPAGRYLQERGVTPRDFNSYGSRRGHHEVMMRGTFANIRIKNQIAPGTEGGYTTYWPTGEVTSIYDACMKYKQDNTGLVVLAGNDYGMGSSRDWAAKGTNLLGIKTVIAQSFERIHRSNLVLMGVLPLQFKDGEGAESLGLTGKETIEVAIDENVKPRDFVKVTATDEAGNKKEFEVLVRFDSEVEIDYYRHGGILQMVLRDKLKA is encoded by the coding sequence ATGGCAAAACAAGATGTTTTTAATGCACGTTCATCTTTTACAGTGAATGGCAAAACTTATAACTTCTATAACTTACAAGCACTTGAGAACGCAAATATTGGTAAAGTTTCACGTTTACCTTATTCAATTAAGGTGTTACTTGAATCCGTATTACGTCAAGTTGATGGAAGAGTAATTACAAAAGAGCACGTTGAAAACTTAGCGAAATGGGGAACTGACGAAGTTCGTGAAGTAGACGTACCTTTCAAACCATCTCGTGTAATTTTACAAGATTTCACTGGAGTACCTGCAGTTGTTGATTTAGCTTCTTTACGTAAAGCTATGGCTGATATCGGTGGAAATCCAGATAAAATTAATCCAGAAATTCCTGTTGATTTAGTAATTGACCACTCAGTGCAAGTAGATAGAGCGGGTACTGCTGACTCATTAGCATTCAACATGGATCTTGAATTTGAAAGAAACGCTGAGCGTTACAAATTCTTAAGCTGGGCTCAAAAATCATTTGATAACTATCGTGCAGTACCACCAGCAACTGGTATCGTTCACCAGGTTAACCTTGAGTTCCTAGCGAACGTTGTTCATGCTGTTGAAGGTGAAAATGGTGAATTTGAAACATTCCCTGATTCATTAGTTGGTACTGACTCACATACAACAATGATCAACGGTATCGGTGTTTTAGGATGGGGTGTAGGTGGTATTGAAGCGGAAGCTGGAATGCTTGGTCAACCTTCATACTTCCCAGTTCCTGAAGTAGTTGGGGTTCGTCTTGTTGGAGAACTTCCAAACGGAACTACTGCAACTGACTTAGCACTTAAAGTAACTCAAGTTCTACGTAAAGAAGGCGTAGTTGGTAAATTCGTAGAGTTCTTCGGACCTGGAATTTCACAATTACCATTAGCTGACCGTGCTACAATTGCGAACATGGCTCCTGAGTATGGTGCAACCTGTGGGTTCTTCCCAGTTGACGGTGAAGCACTAGAATACCTACGTCTAACTGGCCGCGATGAAGAGTTAGTAAAAGTAGTTGAAGAGTATTCTAAAGCAAATGGTTTATTCTACACTCCTGATCTTGAAGATCCAATCTTCACAAATATTGTAGAAATCAACCTTTCTGAAATTGAAGCAAATCTTTCTGGTCCGAAGCGTCCACAAGATTTAATTCCTCTTTCAGCTATGAAAGAATCTTTCACAAATGCACTTACAGCTACTGGAAACCAAGGATTCGGTTTAGCTGCTGATGACATTAATAAAGAAATCACTGTTAAATTTAACAATGGTGATGAAACAACAATGAAAACAGGTGCGGTTGCAATTGCTGCAATCACAAGCTGTACAAATACATCAAACCCTTACGTTATGTTAGGTGCAGGTCTTGTTGCGAAAAAAGCAGTAGAAAAAGGCCTACAAGTTCCTAAATACGTAAAAACTTCTTTAGCACCAGGATCAAAAGTTGTTACTGGTTACCTAGAAGATGCAAAATTACTTCCATACCTTGAGCAATTAGGCTTCAACACAGTTGGTTTTGGTTGTACAACTTGTATCGGTAACTCTGGTCCGTTAGCTGACGAAATCGAAAAAGCAGTTGCTGAAAGTGATTTACTAATCACTTCTGTTCTTTCTGGTAACCGTAACTTTGAAGGACGTATCCATCCGCTAGTTAAAGGTAACTACCTTGCATCACCACCATTAGTTGTGGCTTATGCTCTTGCTGGTACGGTTGATATCGATCTACAAAACGATCCTATCGGTAAAGACAAAGACGGAAATGATGTATTCTTTGGCGACATCTGGCCTTCAATGGACGAGGTTAAAGAAGTTGTTAAAAATACTGTTACACCTGAACTATTCCGTAGAGAATATGAAAATGTATTCAATGACAATGCTCGTTGGAATGAAATTGAGACAAGTGAAGACGCTCTTTACACTTGGGATGATGAATCTACTTACATTGCTAACCCACCATTCTTTGAAGGGTTATCTGCTGAGCCAGGCGAAGTTACGCCATTAAGCGGACTACGCGTTGTTGGTAAATTCGGTGATTCAGTTACAACTGACCACATCTCTCCTGCAGGTTCAATCGGTAAAGATACACCAGCTGGTCGTTACCTACAAGAGCGTGGCGTTACTCCTCGTGACTTTAACTCTTATGGTTCACGTCGTGGACACCATGAAGTTATGATGCGTGGTACATTTGCAAACATCCGTATCAAAAACCAAATCGCTCCTGGTACAGAAGGTGGATACACTACTTACTGGCCAACTGGCGAAGTAACATCAATTTATGATGCTTGTATGAAATACAAACAAGATAACACAGGTTTAGTTGTACTAGCTGGTAATGACTACGGTATGGGAAGCTCTCGTGACTGGGCAGCAAAAGGAACAAACTTACTTGGAATTAAAACAGTTATCGCTCAAAGCTTCGAGCGTATCCACAGAAGTAACCTTGTATTAATGGGTGTTCTTCCTCTTCAATTTAAAGATGGAGAAGGCGCTGAATCACTTGGTTTAACTGGTAAAGAAACAATCGAAGTTGCAATTGATGAGAACGTAAAACCACGTGACTTTGTAAAAGTTACAGCTACTGACGAAGCAGGGAACAAAAAAGAATTTGAAGTACTTGTTCGTTTTGATAGCGAAGTAGAAATAGATTACTACCGTCATGGTGGCATTCTACAAATGGTATTACGTGATAAATTGAAAGCATAA
- a CDS encoding FbpB family small basic protein, with amino-acid sequence MRKIRKQSFEELVLENKKQLLKDQEAMDKIEARLEQKMLGKAE; translated from the coding sequence TTGAGAAAAATCAGAAAACAGTCATTTGAAGAATTAGTATTAGAAAATAAAAAGCAGTTACTTAAAGACCAAGAAGCTATGGATAAAATAGAAGCAAGGTTAGAACAAAAGATGCTTGGTAAGGCAGAATAG